DNA from Salinibacterium sp. dk2585:
CCGACGACACCGATCTTGGCCCCGGGGAGGAAAGCCATGGTGACGTCGTCGAGAATCACCTTGTCGCCAACCGCCTTGCGGGCGCGGACCATCGAGTAAATGTATTCGGCCATGCCTTGAGTCTAGTTGTCGCTCAGCCCACGCGATGCGGGGTGCCGATGAGGCAGGTGCCACTTGAGAGCACTGGCACGACCGTGCTCGTGTACTCGCCGTTCCACTGGCCGACGATGCACTTCTCGCCCATCAGGGCGGCGAAGGAGAGAGCGTCCGTGGCATTGCCGAGGGGCGTGCCATCCGGGGTGACCTCGAGTTGCGCGGCGGTCCAGCCGGCCGAAGTCAACAGGGAGATGATCGTGGCATTCGACATGTCTCCCCCTGCCTCGATGTGACCCCGCACGACCTCGTCGAAGTACGCGCGGTTGTCGCTCGCTCCAGCCTCGGGGTCGAACGTGGGAGGCGGGGCCGGCTCGACGCTTGGACTCGCGGTGGGGCGCGGCGAGGGCGAAGGCGTTGGCGCTTCAGACGCGCAGCCCGCAAGCGCAAAAGCGACGGCAACTGCAGTGAGAGCGAGCACTCCGCGACGTGGCGTTCGCATGTTGCCTCCCCTGCGTCTGGTTGGTGGGCGCTCCCCCGGCGCCGGCTCCACCGATTCTAGGGGCACGCCGACGCCGGGAGGCTGTGCTCAGAACGGCTTCTCCGCACCCGCGTCCTGCAGTGCTCCCGCGGGTGCCGCCGCCCAATCCGAGGCGCTGTCGCCGAGGGGGCGGACCGGGTCGCTCGTCTCGGCCGGGGCATCCGCTCGCTCCTCTGGCGCCGAGACAACGACAGAATTGCGGCTGAAGCTCGCGGTGCCCCACATGAGGTCGTGCCCGATCGACTCGGCCTCGACCTCAACGGTCAGTCCGCTGCGATCACCACTCTGCCAATCACGCAGGCGCAGTCGACCGGTCAGGAGCACCCGCTGGCCTTTCTGGAGCGACACGGAGGCGTTGGACGCGAGTCGACGGAATGCCGTGACCGTGTACCAGTTCGTGTCTCCGTCGACCCAGGATTGCGCGGCGCGGTCATACCTGCGCTGGGTCGAGACGAGCCGGAAGCTCGTGATCGGCAGCCCCTCGCTCGTCGTGAGATGCTTCGGCTCGGTCGCAACGAGCCCTGTCAGGGTAATTGTGTCTGTCATGCCGCCATTCTTCGGCGCGCTCGACCACACGAGCAGGCTCACCTCCACGACTGTGGAGGGCACGCAGCCGGCCCCCGTGTGGAGGCAGAGATGACTCCTAGTGCTCGCGAAACTCCGGCCAGTCACTGCCCGGCAGCAGGTTCGAGTGCAGCGCACTCTTGGCCACGTCGAGGCTGGGATACACGCCCGTAGACCCGCCAGAGAGCATCCGCACCTCGTAGCCGTGGTCAGTCGAATGGATGGATCCCACGGCTCCCGCAGGCCCGAATGCGACCCAGGTCTTGCCGACAACGATGTCGCTCACGAGTGCTCCTTTCGTCGTGCCTCGACGATACGACGACTGGCTCTCGGAAGGCCAGAATTCAGGGCACTCCCAGACACAGTCGGCGCCAGGGAGACTCAGGAGGCGCGCACGTAGCTCGCGAAGCTCTTGCGCACCTTCGAGACCTTGGGAACCGCAACGGCCATGCAGTAGCCCTGGCCCGGGTTCTTTGCGAAGAAGTCCTGGTGGTACTCCTCGGCCTCGAAGAAGACCCCGAGCGGCGAGATCACGGTGACAACGCCCCCGCCCCAGGTCTCGGATGCCCGTTCGCGGGCGGCCTCGAAGAGTTCGCGCTGCGCGTCATCCGTGTAGAACATCTCGGAGCGGTACTGGGTGCCGACATCCGCGCCCTGGCGGTTCAGCTGCCGCGGGTCGTGAAGCGTGAAGAAGACGTCGAGGATGACCTCGGCCGGAATGACCGACTCGTCGAAGGTCACCGCAACGGCCTCTGCGTGCCCCGTCGCACCCGTGCACACGGCCTCATAGCTCGGCTGCTCGACGTGTCCGCCCGTGTAGCCCGAGACGACATCGTGCACACCCTCGAGCGTGCGATAAACCGCATCGAGACACCAGAAGCATCCACCGGCGAGTACGAAAGTCTGCATGTTCACCACCCTACGTCTGCAACGGTTGCGAGACACGAGGGACAACAGGCAGCATCCGCGCCGCATTCCCGTGGGACGGCCATATCCTTTAGCGGTGAACGCCGAGACCTACACCCCAGCCGCCGACCGGTACGACTCGATGCCCTACGCGCGGTCAGGGCGCAGCGGGCTCAAATTGCCCCGGATCTCGCTCGGCCTGTGGAACAACTTCGGGCACGATCATCCGCTCGAGACACAGCGGGCGATCGTGCGACGAGCCTTCGACCGCGGCGTGACCCACTTCGACCTGGCGAACAACTACGGGCCGCCCGCGGGCTCTGCCGAGGAGAACTTCGGGCGCATCCTGAAGAGCGACTTCTCCCGCCACCGCGACGAGCTCATCATCTCGAGCAAGGCCGGCTATGACATGTGGCCTGGCCCCTACGGCGAATGGGGATCGCGCAAGTACCTGCTCGCCTCGCTCGACCAGAGCCTCGATCGCCTCGGACTCGACTACGTCGACATCTTCTACTCGCACCGTCCCGACCCCGAGACGCCCATCGAGGAGACCATGGGGGCACTCGCGACTGCCGTGCAGTCCGGCCGCGCGCTCTATGCCGGAATCTCCAACTACAACCCGGAACAGACGCGGGCGGCACATCGCGCCCTCGCAGCCCACGGCATCCCCCTCGTGATCCACCAGCCGCGCTACAACATGTTCGACCGCACGCCCGAGCAAGGCCTGCTGGGCGTGCTGGAGGAACTCGGCATGGGCGGAATTGTCTTCTCTCCCCTCGCCCAGGGACTCCTGACCTCCCGCTATGCCGCCGGCATTCCCTCCGACTCACGCGTCGCCGAGGGCCGCTGGCTGACGGAGAAGAACCTCGACGCGGCCTACCGCGAGCGGATCGCCGCGATCTCCAAGGTGGCGGATGCCCGTGGGCAGAGCGTCTCGCAGCTGGCGCTCACGTGGGTGCTGCGGCATCCGCAGGTGACCTCGGCCCTCATCGGTGCCAGCAGCGTCGCGCAGCTGGACGACAACCTCGCAGCGCTGGAGGCTCCCGCGCTCACTGGGGAGGAACTCGCCGAGATCGAGCCCTACGCGGTGCACGGCACCGGCACCCGCTGACGGGCGTGGGGTACTTCTACGCGCTCCTCGCCGCGGTGCTGTTCGGCGTGAACGGGAGCGTCACGCGCATCGTCGTCGACTCCGGGCTCGACCCAGCCCAGCTCACGCTCTTCAGGGTCGCGAGCACGGCGGTCATCGCCGGGATCTACCTGCTCATCGCCAACAGGCGCGCCTTCCGCGTGACGCCACGCCAGCTGCTCGCCCTCGTCCTCCTCGGCATCTTCGGCATCGCGATGCTCCAGTGGACCTACGCCATGGCGATCCAGCGTCTGCCCGTCGGCATCACGCTCCTCCTGGAATACACGGCCGTGCTCATCGTCGCGGTCATCGCGTGGGCGTTCTTCAAGGAGCAGGTCAAGGCCCGTCTCTGGGTCGCGATCGCCTGCGTGCTGGGCGGGCTCGTGGTCGTGGCGCAACTGTGGACGGCTGAACTCGACCCCGTCGGCGTGCTTTTCGGCCTGGGCGCGGCTGCCTCGCTCTCGATCTACTTCCTCGGCGGTGAGCGTGAGGTGGGAAAGTCCTCGGCCATGGCCGTGGCGTTCTGGGCCATGTCGTCGGCCACCGTCTTCTGGCTGCTCTTCAGCGGGTGGTGGAACCTCGACCCGGCCCTCTTCACCGACGCC
Protein-coding regions in this window:
- the msrA gene encoding peptide-methionine (S)-S-oxide reductase MsrA, which produces MQTFVLAGGCFWCLDAVYRTLEGVHDVVSGYTGGHVEQPSYEAVCTGATGHAEAVAVTFDESVIPAEVILDVFFTLHDPRQLNRQGADVGTQYRSEMFYTDDAQRELFEAARERASETWGGGVVTVISPLGVFFEAEEYHQDFFAKNPGQGYCMAVAVPKVSKVRKSFASYVRAS
- a CDS encoding DMT family transporter, with the protein product MGYFYALLAAVLFGVNGSVTRIVVDSGLDPAQLTLFRVASTAVIAGIYLLIANRRAFRVTPRQLLALVLLGIFGIAMLQWTYAMAIQRLPVGITLLLEYTAVLIVAVIAWAFFKEQVKARLWVAIACVLGGLVVVAQLWTAELDPVGVLFGLGAAASLSIYFLGGEREVGKSSAMAVAFWAMSSATVFWLLFSGWWNLDPALFTDAVSLQGNLAHVELPLWIPLAWNMLLGSFAPFFFSLLALRYLTATAAGVVATAEIIFAFIFAWLWLGEGLAGVQILGAAVVLIGIVLAQTARKDKVVDADLALSDSETRAIA
- a CDS encoding methyltransferase, encoding MSDIVVGKTWVAFGPAGAVGSIHSTDHGYEVRMLSGGSTGVYPSLDVAKSALHSNLLPGSDWPEFREH
- a CDS encoding single-stranded DNA-binding protein; translation: MTDTITLTGLVATEPKHLTTSEGLPITSFRLVSTQRRYDRAAQSWVDGDTNWYTVTAFRRLASNASVSLQKGQRVLLTGRLRLRDWQSGDRSGLTVEVEAESIGHDLMWGTASFSRNSVVVSAPEERADAPAETSDPVRPLGDSASDWAAAPAGALQDAGAEKPF
- a CDS encoding aldo/keto reductase, with protein sequence MPYARSGRSGLKLPRISLGLWNNFGHDHPLETQRAIVRRAFDRGVTHFDLANNYGPPAGSAEENFGRILKSDFSRHRDELIISSKAGYDMWPGPYGEWGSRKYLLASLDQSLDRLGLDYVDIFYSHRPDPETPIEETMGALATAVQSGRALYAGISNYNPEQTRAAHRALAAHGIPLVIHQPRYNMFDRTPEQGLLGVLEELGMGGIVFSPLAQGLLTSRYAAGIPSDSRVAEGRWLTEKNLDAAYRERIAAISKVADARGQSVSQLALTWVLRHPQVTSALIGASSVAQLDDNLAALEAPALTGEELAEIEPYAVHGTGTR